In the Sandaracinus amylolyticus genome, ACATCAGGGACTGGGATCGAGCGGGAACGCGCCGACGCCCGCGTCGGGCATCGGGATCACGACGCCGGCGTCGAGGCTGAACGGCTGCTTCGCGCCTTCCTGCGCGGAGTCGTCGTCGCCGGTCGACGCCGCGACGTAGGGCGCCGACGAGCTCGTCGACGCACGCGCGCCGCATCCCGCCGCGACGCCGCTCACGAGCGCGACGACGCTCACCACACCACCGAGCGCGATCACGATCGCAGGGAGAGAGATCTTCATGATTTCCTAGGCCTCCGCCGGGGAAATAGCGATCGACGTGCCACGTGGTGGTCACCACGCGCGCGCCTCACGATCGCCGCGCGCCGCCACAGCCGTGGCCATCACGCACGACTCGCGGCGCACGAAGCCGTCGTTCCGGCGAGATGCGACACGGGCATCGGCGTTGCAGCCGCGCCCGGCGACATGCGCGTCACGATCCTCACCTACGTCGAGACCACGGGCGACGCGCCCGACGTCGTCGTGCCGCAGGTCGAAGCCGCGCTGCGCGCGAAGGGCCACGAGGTCTCGGTGCTGCCGGTGCACGACGAGCTCGAGCGCTTCATCGGCGAGCTGCGCGATCACCGCCCAGACCTCGTCTTTAACCTGCTCGAGATGTTCGCCGACGACCTCTTGCTCGAGGTGCCCGCGGCGGGCGTCTACGATCTGCTGCGGGTGCCGCACACCGGCGGAGGCCCCGGCGAGTTCTATCTCGCCCAGGACAAGGCGCTGGCGAAGAAGCTGCTCGCGTACGAGCAGATCCTCTACCCGCGCTTCGCGGTGTTCCCGAAGGAAGCGGGGCTCGAGACCGGCGGCAACCTGCGCATGCCGCTCTTCGTGAAGCCGCTCTGCGCCGACGCGTCGATCGGCATCGACGCGCACGCGCTGGTGCACGACGCGAACGAGCTGATGCGGCGGGTGCTGAAGATCCACGACGAGGTGAACGACGCCGCGCTCGCCGAGGAGTACATCGAGGGGCGCGAGCTCTACGTCGGTGTGCTCGGCAACGCCGAGCCGATCGCGCTGCCGCCGATCGAGGTGGACTTCTCGGGCATGCCGGCGGGCGCGCTGCACGTGCTCGATCGCGCGGCGAAGTGGGAGACCGAGAGCGCGGTCTACAAGGGCACGAAGTCGGTGATCGCGAAGCTCGAGCCCGAGCTCGAGGCGCGCGTGAAGAAGGTCGCGGTGGACGCGTACCGCGCGCTGCGGGTGCGCGACTACGGGCGCGTCGATCTGCGGCTCGCGCCGACCGGCGAGATCTACGTGATCGAGGTGAACCCGAGCTGCTACCTCGAGCGCTCGAGCGAGCTCGCGATGGCCGCGGGCGCCGCGGGGATCGAGTACGAGGACCTCGTGCAGAAGATCGTGGACCTCGCGATCGAGCGCTTCCATCCCCGCGCCAAGGCCAGGCGCCGCACCGGGAAGTGATCGCGACCGCCGGAGCGAGGGCGCGATGCCGCTCGATCGCGACCGCGGACCGGCGGGGCTCGAAGGGGCGACCGTTCGAGCGGTCGGGGTCGGCCGCTCGAACGGTCACTGGTGACCGTTCGCGAAAACGGGCCAGATCTCCTTGAGAAATGCGGGATCGCGCGACTAGGATCGCGCCTCGGGAGGGCAATTCCGTCATGGCGACCCGCAAGAAGGCCTCGAAGTCGAACAAGAAGACCGCGAAGAAGCCGGCGAAGAAGACCGCCGCGAAGAAGCGCGAGCCGATGGTGCTCTCGGCGGACGAGCGACAGCGGGTCCCGAAGCCGCGCGAGGGCTGGCAGGACGTGCTCGATCGCGCGCTCGACACCTGGGAGGCGACACCGAAGCTCAAGGTGCCGGGGCTCACGCTCGCCAAGCTCACGCGGCTCGGTGCCCAGGCCGAGAAGGCGGCGGAGCGCGAGCGCGAGCTCGTCGCGAAGCAGTCGCGCGCGCTGCGTCCGCTCTCCGATGCGCGCCTCGTCAAGCAGGGCGAGGCGTGGAGCGCGATGCTCGAGCTGCACGCGGCGGTGAAGTACCACGCACGTCAGGATCCCGCGCTGCTCGATCAGTTCGCGTTCCTCGGCGACGTGCTGAAGAACGAGCGGGAGTCGTAGGGAACAGCCGTCGCCGTCGCCGTCGCCGTTCACGATCACGTCGACGTCGACGACGACGTGTGCCGACGACGCCGGGGCCGTCGTGATCGTCGACCTGATCGTGGTCGTTGACGTGGTCGTGGTCGTGGTCGGCGACGGCGCCGTGAACGACGACGCGTCGTTCATCCGGCACGAGTGGCCCGCCGCGTATCGGTGTGCACCTGACGCGGGCATGGAACGATTCGCGATCCAGGGCGGGGTGAGCGCGGGCTTCGAGCCCGTTCACGCGGCGTTCGTCGAGAGCTTCGCGCGACGCGGGGAGATCGGCGCCGGGTGCTGCGTGTACCAGCACGGCGAGAAGGTCGTGGATCTCTGGGGCGGCGTGCGCGATCGCGAGAGCGGCGAGCCGTGGCGCGAAGACACGATGGTCATCGTCTACTCCGCCACCAAGGGAATGGCGGCGATGGTGATGGCGCTCGCCCACTCGCGCGGCTGGCTCGACTACGACGAGCGCGTCTGCGCGTACTGGCCCGAGTTCGCGAGCGCAGGAAAGGAGTCGATCACGGTGCGCCAGCTCCTCGCGCACCAAGCCGGTCTCTTCGGGTTCGACGAGCCGGTCGATCGCGAGGTCGTCGCGGACCTCGATCGGCTCGCCGCGGTGATGGCGCGCCAGCGTGCCGCGTGGCCGCCGGGGGAGCGGCAGGCCTATCACGCGATCAGCCTCGGCTTCTACGAGGGCGAGCTGCTGCGCCGGATCGATCCCGCGCGCCGCACGCTCGGTCGGTTCTTCGCCGAGGAGATCGCGACCCCGCTCGGCCTCGACTTCCACCTGCGCGTGCCCGAGTCGCTCCCCGACTCGCGCATCGCACCGCTCGAGCCACCGGCCGCCTGGCGGGTGTGGACCGGCATGCCGCTCTCGTTCCTGCTCGCGGGGATGCGCCCGCGCTCGGTGCTCCATCGCTCGCTGATCGCGAACCCCGGGACCAGCTTCTATCTCGATCCGCAGCGCGTCGTGGTGCGCGAGCTCGAGGTGCCCTCGGGGCTCGGCGTGGGCACCGCGCGCGCGATGGCGAAGGCGTACGGCGTCTTCGCGAACGGCGGGCGCGAGCTCGGCCTGCGCGCCGAGACGCTCGAGGCGCTGAGGGCCCCGGCGCGCCCCGCGCGCCACGGGTTCCACGACGAGTGCTTCGGAGGCCCGGTGAAGTTCTCGCTCGGGTTCATGAAGTCGAACGAGAGCTTCCCGTTCGGCAGCGAGAGCGCGTTCGGCGCGCCGGGCGCGGGCGGCGCGATGGGCTACGCCGACCCCGCGACCGGCATCGGCTACGGCTACGTCACGAACAAGATGGGCACCTCGCTCGCGGGCGATCCCCGCGACGTCGCGCTCCGTGCCGCGCTCGACGAGGTGATCGGCGCGACGCGCGCACGCGCTCAATGAAAATCCATGTGCTGCTTGGTCAACCAGGCGAGCAGCACCTGGGCGCCGATCACCACTGCCGGCACGAGGAGCGCGGGACGCGTGCGGGTCCCGAGCACGCGCGCGCCACGCACGAGCGCGTCGGCGGCGATCATGCAGAGCGGCGGGAACAGGAAGAGCCAGAGGCGCGCGACCTCGGCCTTCGTCTTCCCGAAGCGCGCCAGCGCGACCAGCACGATCACCATCGCGATCGTCATCGCGCCGATCGGCTTGGGCACCGCGGCCCAGAGCGACGCGACGTGCCGCGGCGTCGCCGCCAGGACGAGCACGAACGCCGGCGCGCCGATCCAGTACGCGAGCTCCGTCGTGTCGAGGAACGCGAAGTAGAGCACCGAGTCGGTGAGATCGTCCCACTGCTTCCAGCGCGCGTGACGCTCGGCCGCGAGGACGTAGTCCTCCATCGCGTCGAACCCCAAGCCGAGATCGAGGATCGCGTACACGCTCACCAGCGCGACGGCGA is a window encoding:
- a CDS encoding serine hydrolase domain-containing protein translates to MERFAIQGGVSAGFEPVHAAFVESFARRGEIGAGCCVYQHGEKVVDLWGGVRDRESGEPWREDTMVIVYSATKGMAAMVMALAHSRGWLDYDERVCAYWPEFASAGKESITVRQLLAHQAGLFGFDEPVDREVVADLDRLAAVMARQRAAWPPGERQAYHAISLGFYEGELLRRIDPARRTLGRFFAEEIATPLGLDFHLRVPESLPDSRIAPLEPPAAWRVWTGMPLSFLLAGMRPRSVLHRSLIANPGTSFYLDPQRVVVRELEVPSGLGVGTARAMAKAYGVFANGGRELGLRAETLEALRAPARPARHGFHDECFGGPVKFSLGFMKSNESFPFGSESAFGAPGAGGAMGYADPATGIGYGYVTNKMGTSLAGDPRDVALRAALDEVIGATRARAQ
- a CDS encoding D-alanine--D-alanine ligase family protein — protein: MFADDLLLEVPAAGVYDLLRVPHTGGGPGEFYLAQDKALAKKLLAYEQILYPRFAVFPKEAGLETGGNLRMPLFVKPLCADASIGIDAHALVHDANELMRRVLKIHDEVNDAALAEEYIEGRELYVGVLGNAEPIALPPIEVDFSGMPAGALHVLDRAAKWETESAVYKGTKSVIAKLEPELEARVKKVAVDAYRALRVRDYGRVDLRLAPTGEIYVIEVNPSCYLERSSELAMAAGAAGIEYEDLVQKIVDLAIERFHPRAKARRRTGK